One region of Aminobacterium colombiense DSM 12261 genomic DNA includes:
- a CDS encoding MATE family efflux transporter produces MDRRELLAKERVGRLLWRLSVPAVIGMLVQASYNIVDAIFIGRGVGPLGLAGTTIVFPIQLLASSLAVTIGVGGASIISRSLGAKKYEKANRALGNMVFLSLIFSTTILITGSLAQQRLLRLFGASPTILPYAEEYLQVILMGLPFVGFGMSLNHAARSEGNARVAMISMIISAVMNMILDPIFIFVLNMGIRGAAIATVISQIAMACWMGYYFLLSGNSFLVLALRYGQPQLEYIKEILSVGAAEFVRMASGSMIIVFINNSLIHYGSDISVAVYGILHRALSFSFLPIVGVSQGLQPILGFNYGAGRYDRARDVARLAIIAASCIAFCAFMVGMFFPEKVVRLFTTDLLLIKEASASLRIVITAYFLVGFQITGSSMFQALGKGRASLILSLTRQVIFFLPCVVILPRFFLLKGIWLAFPTADALAFLVTVTLVSRQLGALKMERSEQNQ; encoded by the coding sequence ATGGATCGGCGTGAATTACTTGCAAAAGAACGGGTGGGACGGCTGCTTTGGCGGCTCTCCGTCCCCGCGGTTATAGGGATGTTGGTTCAGGCATCCTACAATATAGTCGATGCTATTTTTATAGGCCGGGGTGTGGGGCCTCTTGGCCTTGCGGGAACGACTATTGTTTTTCCCATTCAATTATTGGCCTCATCTCTTGCCGTTACCATTGGGGTAGGAGGCGCTTCCATTATTTCCCGCAGCCTTGGGGCCAAAAAATATGAAAAGGCGAACAGGGCTCTTGGAAACATGGTCTTTCTCTCGTTAATATTCAGCACCACCATTCTCATTACGGGTTCCCTTGCTCAACAGCGTCTCCTTCGTCTTTTTGGCGCGAGTCCTACTATCCTTCCTTACGCTGAAGAATATTTACAGGTCATTTTGATGGGCCTGCCCTTTGTGGGATTTGGCATGTCATTGAACCACGCGGCCCGGTCAGAAGGCAATGCCAGGGTTGCCATGATCAGTATGATCATATCTGCTGTCATGAACATGATATTAGATCCTATCTTCATCTTTGTGCTTAATATGGGCATTCGCGGGGCTGCCATAGCCACCGTGATCTCTCAGATAGCCATGGCCTGCTGGATGGGTTACTATTTTCTGTTATCCGGAAACAGCTTTCTTGTACTTGCCCTTCGCTATGGACAACCCCAATTGGAATACATTAAAGAGATTCTCTCTGTAGGGGCAGCGGAATTTGTACGCATGGCCTCAGGGAGTATGATCATAGTCTTTATCAATAACAGCCTTATCCATTACGGCAGTGATATTTCAGTAGCTGTATATGGCATATTGCATCGGGCACTCTCTTTTTCTTTTCTGCCCATTGTGGGAGTTTCCCAGGGATTACAGCCCATACTTGGCTTCAACTATGGGGCAGGACGGTACGACCGCGCTCGAGATGTCGCGCGCCTTGCAATTATAGCCGCATCATGCATTGCCTTTTGTGCCTTTATGGTCGGGATGTTCTTCCCGGAAAAAGTTGTCAGGCTTTTCACTACAGATCTTCTTCTCATCAAAGAAGCAAGTGCTTCTTTGCGTATTGTGATCACGGCTTACTTTCTTGTGGGATTCCAAATTACAGGTTCGTCCATGTTTCAGGCCCTCGGAAAGGGCAGGGCTTCCCTTATTTTGTCTTTGACCAGACAGGTTATTTTCTTTCTTCCCTGCGTGGTTATTCTGCCGCGATTTTTCCTTTTAAAGGGCATATGGCTAGCCTTCCCCACTGCGGATGCTCTTGCCTTTCTTGTTACGGTAACTCTTGTTTCCCGACAATTAGGAGCTCTTAAAATGGAAAGGAGTGAACAAAACCAATGA
- the nudC gene encoding NAD(+) diphosphatase gives MNDENKSFLFIFQKDRVLVKKNSFFSIPTFSEGCDFTLPFIRQGDVGIPKGNGHHWAEVPEGIQAPQSMDFVPLRGLYEGVGEELFAVAGQAFQIMYWYRTTRFCSCCGAPLQKHKVDRAMECPACNFLIYPRISPVIAVAVEKEGKLLLARSPHFPPRRYSILAGFVEPGEKLEEAVAREVMEEVGLEIEHIQYFGSQPWAFPHSLMMGFTAQWKSGVIHIDGKEIEDAGWYTPETLPSTPTKASISGCLILNYLERSKGLSKP, from the coding sequence ATGAATGATGAAAACAAGTCGTTCCTATTTATATTTCAGAAGGATAGGGTTCTTGTAAAAAAGAACTCTTTCTTCTCTATACCGACCTTTTCTGAAGGCTGCGATTTCACCCTTCCCTTCATTCGTCAGGGAGATGTTGGCATCCCAAAAGGGAATGGACACCATTGGGCAGAAGTTCCAGAGGGCATACAGGCCCCTCAATCCATGGATTTTGTTCCCTTGAGGGGGCTTTATGAAGGAGTAGGAGAAGAGCTTTTTGCCGTGGCAGGGCAGGCTTTTCAAATAATGTACTGGTATCGGACAACTCGCTTCTGCAGTTGTTGCGGCGCCCCCTTGCAGAAACATAAGGTGGACCGTGCCATGGAATGTCCGGCCTGCAATTTTCTAATCTACCCGAGGATATCACCAGTTATTGCGGTAGCAGTGGAAAAAGAGGGGAAGCTCCTCCTCGCCCGAAGCCCCCACTTTCCTCCCAGACGCTATAGCATTTTAGCTGGTTTTGTTGAACCCGGAGAGAAGCTTGAAGAAGCCGTTGCCCGTGAAGTTATGGAAGAAGTTGGTCTGGAGATAGAGCATATTCAATATTTTGGAAGCCAGCCCTGGGCCTTCCCCCACTCCCTCATGATGGGATTTACCGCTCAATGGAAATCTGGCGTCATTCATATTGATGGCAAGGAAATAGAGGATGCTGGCTGGTATACTCCCGAAACGCTGCCTTCCACGCCAACAAAAGCAAGTATTTCCGGTTGCCTTATCTTAAATTATTTAGAGAGATCAAAGGGTTTATCAAAACCTTGA
- the mdoH gene encoding glucans biosynthesis glucosyltransferase MdoH has translation MTTKPVELKWTRAASWRRILLLACILLPTIMATRYMAGILPYKGTTFVEAALVTVFGILFAWISIGFWTAMLGFFVLIRQKDPFSFSQALKGKPLHIEDPDALTAILVPIYNEDVNRVMAGVRTTLQELRKTKLDHMFRIFILSDTTDPDIWIHEETAWHEVCREENAFGSIFYRHRKSNVKRKSGNVADFCRRWGKSYRYMIVFDADSIMAGETLVRMVQAMELYSNVGILQTPPSAVKRHSLISRVQQFANRVYGPVFAAGLHFWLLGDAQYWGHNAIIRVVPFMEHCQLPRLPGKGPLGGEILSHDFVEAALMRRAGFGVWLAYDLKGSYEETPPTLLDELKRDRRWCQGNLQHLRLIFTHGFFPVHRALFINGVMSYGSALLWLVFLILSSIEAVAEVIIEPKYFPSAGVSLFPQWPVWYPQWAITLLGSTAIVLFLPKFLSVAYIVFHEKKAHLYGGTFHLWASMILETLTSTLLAPIRMAFHSRFVIMTLAGRTTGWGTQTRSDRGTTWNDAFQYHIDQTLVALLWGSILYIFNPSFFWWMSPILGPMAISIPISALTSRVSMGLRAQKARLLITPEETDEPRELRKIDQNAEKPSSYFPLPLPLEKGFVRAVVDPKVLDLHTSLILRHRIAAPSIRKRREDLQAKALEKGPEELTSKEKMELLNDPEQLRELHCKVWRIPTWENAARWGIK, from the coding sequence ATGACCACAAAGCCTGTTGAATTAAAATGGACTCGAGCCGCCAGCTGGAGAAGGATTTTGCTTTTAGCCTGTATTCTTCTCCCCACCATCATGGCAACCCGATACATGGCAGGAATTCTTCCTTATAAAGGAACTACTTTTGTAGAAGCTGCTCTTGTGACGGTCTTTGGCATTCTTTTCGCCTGGATTTCTATTGGATTCTGGACAGCCATGCTCGGTTTCTTTGTATTAATCCGCCAGAAAGACCCCTTTTCATTTTCACAGGCACTGAAGGGAAAACCCCTCCATATCGAAGATCCTGACGCTCTTACCGCCATTCTTGTTCCCATTTACAATGAAGATGTAAACCGGGTCATGGCAGGAGTGCGGACAACCCTTCAGGAACTGAGAAAGACAAAGCTCGACCACATGTTCCGCATTTTCATTCTTAGCGATACTACAGACCCGGACATCTGGATTCATGAGGAAACTGCATGGCATGAGGTCTGCCGTGAAGAAAACGCCTTCGGTTCGATTTTTTACCGCCACCGCAAGAGCAATGTGAAAAGGAAAAGCGGCAATGTAGCAGATTTTTGCCGACGATGGGGAAAAAGCTACCGCTACATGATCGTCTTCGACGCCGATAGTATCATGGCGGGAGAAACCCTTGTCCGAATGGTACAGGCCATGGAGCTTTATTCTAATGTGGGGATACTTCAAACACCGCCTTCTGCTGTTAAACGACATTCCCTCATCTCTAGAGTGCAACAATTCGCCAACAGGGTCTATGGCCCTGTCTTTGCCGCTGGACTTCATTTCTGGCTTCTTGGCGATGCTCAGTACTGGGGGCACAATGCTATCATAAGGGTCGTGCCATTTATGGAACATTGCCAGCTCCCCCGGTTACCTGGAAAGGGGCCCTTGGGGGGAGAGATCTTGAGCCATGACTTCGTAGAAGCTGCTCTTATGCGCCGGGCAGGATTTGGCGTCTGGCTCGCCTATGACCTAAAAGGAAGTTATGAGGAAACACCACCCACCCTGCTTGATGAACTTAAACGCGACCGCCGTTGGTGTCAGGGGAATTTGCAACACCTCAGGCTTATCTTTACCCATGGTTTCTTCCCCGTTCACAGAGCGCTTTTTATAAATGGCGTCATGTCATACGGCTCTGCCCTGCTATGGCTTGTCTTTTTGATCTTAAGCTCTATTGAGGCTGTAGCAGAGGTAATCATTGAACCGAAATATTTCCCTTCAGCTGGGGTGTCCCTCTTTCCTCAATGGCCGGTCTGGTATCCCCAGTGGGCTATTACGCTCTTAGGTTCCACTGCTATAGTTCTCTTTCTGCCTAAATTTCTCAGCGTTGCCTACATTGTTTTTCACGAGAAAAAAGCCCACCTCTATGGAGGGACTTTTCATCTCTGGGCCAGTATGATTTTGGAGACCCTTACTTCTACCCTTCTTGCTCCTATCCGCATGGCATTCCATAGCCGTTTTGTTATTATGACTCTGGCCGGACGGACCACAGGCTGGGGAACACAAACCCGTTCCGATCGAGGCACCACCTGGAATGACGCTTTTCAATATCACATTGATCAAACTCTTGTTGCTTTGCTTTGGGGAAGCATTCTGTATATCTTCAATCCCTCTTTCTTCTGGTGGATGTCGCCTATCCTGGGACCAATGGCCATATCCATCCCTATTTCGGCCCTGACCAGCCGTGTTTCCATGGGGCTAAGGGCTCAGAAGGCCCGTTTGCTCATCACACCGGAAGAAACGGATGAACCAAGGGAGCTCCGTAAGATTGACCAAAATGCGGAAAAGCCATCGTCGTACTTTCCTCTTCCCCTTCCGCTGGAAAAGGGATTTGTACGGGCAGTAGTGGATCCAAAGGTTCTTGACCTCCATACGTCTCTGATTCTTCGCCATCGCATAGCAGCCCCTTCTATCCGCAAACGACGGGAAGACCTCCAGGCAAAGGCGCTGGAGAAAGGACCAGAGGAACTCACATCCAAAGAGAAAATGGAATTATTGAATGACCCTGAACAGCTGCGGGAACTTCACTGTAAAGTCTGGCGCATACCTACGTGGGAAAACGCGGCTCGGTGGGGCATAAAATAA
- a CDS encoding MarR family winged helix-turn-helix transcriptional regulator, producing MTQQPHIGRWISCLYRQMQCLFDRAFQPLGLGCGNYSFLLMLRRCDGQTQEELSNELGFDKGTTARSLKKLERLGYIQRKRSKIDGRANLVFLTLQGKNVIPFVEQILEDLMSKILEGMSKEEKEMTYSLINKMALNALYLKQVEGDRTP from the coding sequence ATGACCCAGCAACCCCATATCGGCCGGTGGATCTCATGTTTATACAGGCAAATGCAATGTCTTTTCGATCGGGCATTTCAACCTCTCGGTCTTGGCTGTGGTAATTACTCTTTTTTGCTGATGCTGCGCCGCTGTGACGGCCAAACACAGGAAGAGCTGAGCAATGAACTGGGTTTTGACAAGGGAACTACAGCAAGATCTCTAAAAAAGCTGGAACGCCTTGGATATATTCAAAGAAAACGAAGTAAAATTGATGGCAGAGCGAATCTCGTTTTTCTTACTCTTCAGGGTAAAAATGTGATACCATTCGTTGAGCAAATTTTAGAGGACTTAATGTCCAAAATTCTAGAGGGCATGTCGAAGGAAGAAAAAGAAATGACTTACTCTCTGATCAACAAAATGGCATTAAATGCCCTTTATCTTAAGCAGGTTGAAGGAGATCGAACACCATAA
- a CDS encoding glucan biosynthesis protein G has translation MFLRRFLSHPKRYLVSLTLLINILTVPIPLFCAVQEEVGLAFVNHKAEGLALRPFEDPRGSVPKLLMELSYDQWRDIRFRPEKALWKEEKLPFSLQFFHLGMFYDRAVQINIVDKGKAVQFPFSTDLFDYGQNQIDLKKLPPNLGFAGFRIHFPINRPGYDDEVAVFLGASYFRAVAKNQQYGLSARGMAIDTASPTGEEFPWFKEFWLVKPTSRSSSLIVYALLDSPSCTGAYKFTITPGEETQMDVTCNIFKRKDMNKIGIAPSTSMFFYGETENGRPGDFRPEVHDSDGLLMETNGGKWIWRPLANPSRLLISRYKDVDVKGFGLMQRDLNFDHYLDLEARYEKRPSLWITPQNDWGEGHVELVEIPSDSEINDNIVAYWVPEPNGKLSFAYSMKWLTPHMDKDKPARAAHTRLVTEKEEGVYRFIIDFEGKELNAIPAETGLASDITVEGDAFLIERQLLKNPATTGWRLSFKIAVPVEKLKSIVPDRKPIVKLTAFLKKGENIPEPLTEIWTYDFRP, from the coding sequence ATGTTCCTGAGGAGATTTTTGTCTCACCCAAAGAGATATCTCGTATCACTGACACTTCTCATCAACATTCTTACCGTTCCTATACCTCTTTTTTGCGCCGTTCAGGAAGAGGTTGGACTTGCCTTCGTAAACCACAAGGCAGAAGGCCTGGCTTTAAGGCCTTTTGAAGATCCCAGGGGCTCCGTACCTAAACTCCTCATGGAATTAAGCTATGATCAGTGGCGCGATATTCGGTTCCGCCCTGAAAAGGCCCTTTGGAAAGAGGAGAAACTTCCTTTTTCCCTTCAATTTTTCCATCTTGGCATGTTTTATGACCGGGCAGTCCAAATTAATATCGTAGATAAAGGAAAGGCTGTACAGTTTCCTTTTTCTACAGACCTGTTCGATTACGGTCAGAATCAAATAGATCTTAAAAAGCTTCCGCCAAATCTTGGGTTCGCTGGTTTTAGAATACATTTTCCTATCAACAGGCCAGGCTATGATGATGAAGTGGCTGTTTTTCTTGGCGCCAGCTACTTCAGGGCTGTGGCAAAGAATCAGCAATACGGCCTCTCTGCCAGGGGAATGGCTATTGACACTGCCTCTCCTACCGGAGAAGAGTTTCCCTGGTTCAAGGAATTCTGGCTTGTGAAACCAACATCCCGCTCTTCGTCTTTAATCGTCTACGCCCTGCTTGATAGCCCAAGCTGCACAGGGGCCTATAAATTTACCATCACGCCGGGAGAAGAGACGCAAATGGATGTTACATGCAACATTTTCAAGCGTAAGGATATGAACAAAATAGGTATCGCTCCTTCCACAAGCATGTTCTTCTACGGAGAAACCGAAAATGGCCGGCCTGGGGATTTCAGACCCGAGGTGCATGACTCCGACGGCCTTTTAATGGAAACCAACGGGGGGAAATGGATTTGGCGTCCTCTTGCAAACCCCTCCCGCTTGCTCATAAGCCGGTATAAAGACGTTGACGTAAAGGGCTTCGGTCTGATGCAAAGAGACTTGAACTTTGATCACTATCTCGACCTTGAAGCACGTTATGAAAAGCGTCCAAGCTTGTGGATTACCCCCCAGAACGATTGGGGGGAAGGGCATGTGGAGCTTGTTGAAATACCTTCTGATAGCGAGATAAACGACAATATCGTAGCCTATTGGGTTCCCGAACCCAACGGGAAGCTCTCTTTCGCCTACAGCATGAAATGGCTTACTCCCCACATGGATAAAGACAAGCCTGCCCGAGCTGCCCATACCCGCCTCGTCACAGAAAAAGAAGAAGGGGTCTATCGTTTTATTATTGACTTCGAAGGCAAAGAGCTTAATGCCATACCGGCCGAAACCGGCTTGGCCAGCGACATCACCGTGGAAGGAGATGCCTTTCTTATAGAACGGCAACTTCTGAAAAACCCTGCGACAACAGGATGGAGGCTCAGTTTCAAAATAGCTGTCCCTGTAGAAAAGCTGAAGAGTATCGTTCCTGACCGAAAACCTATAGTAAAACTTACAGCCTTCCTTAAAAAAGGTGAAAACATACCTGAGCCCCTCACTGAAATATGGACCTATGATTTTAGGCCTTAG